The Pungitius pungitius chromosome 10, fPunPun2.1, whole genome shotgun sequence genome has a window encoding:
- the LOC134132844 gene encoding uncharacterized protein LOC134132844, giving the protein MSAIAIGDFYQLPPVRQSKTLCVYEPCEIDLWQEHFQTTPLTEIMRQKDVAFAEMLNWIRVKGKSDELSQADRALLSQTITEPSLCPPDVLHIFATNKQVDSHNSVTLALLHSNITKIDADDYKKDPHTGRMARQAEPYKGNRNELPDALNLAEGARVMLTRNIDVSQGLVNGSFATLVRVITSEQSGVAHVTMLGLKMDDQTAGRNYRNRASGGPDDVVYIERAEDNLKQKGVVRRQFPVRLAFACTIHKVQGMTRTSAVVSLKHIFEPGMAYVAISRVTSLSGLHMLDLDESKIYANPEITGALETMRQVNLDDMMPLLCMTQTLSRRDTLTIVHHNTEGLPSHINDIRSHHELCLADVLCLTETHLQGSFVAESLHLEGYNMFKRNRHLSYTNFPQIANRGGGGVAVYVQSHIQVREKQYVNNVTDLEFVALKVEAPASALIAAVYRPPDYSVRSFLSNLENLLDSLEIMDCQPIIVCGDFNENLFSNTAHYTGWRLRGQSWQSRLDHSGK; this is encoded by the exons ATGTCAGCAATAGCGATTGGAGACTTTTATCAGCTGCCACCAGTTCGACAGTCCAAGACCCTCTGTGTGTACGAGCCCTGTGAGATTGATCTTTGGCAGGAACACTTTCAGACAACACCCTTGACTGAGATAATGCGGCAGAAGGACGTTgcctttgcagagatgttgaatTGGATCCGTGTGAAAGGAAAGTCAGATGAGTTGTCTCAAGCAGACAGAGCCTTGTTGTCGCAGACCATCACTGAACCATCACTTTGTCCACCTGatgtcctgcacatctttgcAACTAATAAACAGGTTGATTCACACAACTCAGTAACATTAGCTCTGCTCCATTCTAATATCACCAAGATCGATGCAGATGACTACAAGAAAGACCCACACACTGGAAGAATGGCTCGACAAGCCGAACCatacaaaggaaacagaaacGAGTTACCAGATGCACTAAACCTAGCTGAAGGGGCTCGAGTCATGCTCACCAGAAACATAGACGTGTCTCAGGGATTGGTGAATGGGTCGTTTGCTACACTAGTCAGGGTGATAACCTCAGAACAGAGTGGTGTTGCACATGTCACTATGCTCGGCCTTAAGATGGATGATCAAACTGCTGGAAGGAATTACCGTAATAGAGCATCAGGCGGCCCTGATGATGTGGTGTAtatagagagagcagaggataatctgaaacagaaaggagtggTACGCAGACAGTTTCCTGTTAGACTTGCCTTCGCCTGTACCATACACAAGGTTCAGGGTATGACAAGGACATCAGCTGTAGTGtcactgaaacacatttttgaaccTGGCATGGCTTATGTAGCTATCAGTAGAGTGACCTCTCTCAGTGGACTGCACATGCTGGATCTGGATGAGAGTAAAATCTATGCCAATCCAGAAATCACTGGAGCACTCGAGACCATGAGACAAGTCAACTTGGACGACATGATGCCTCTTCTTTGTATGACACAGACATTGAGCAGACGAGACACTCTGACCATTGTTCACCATAACACGGAAGGTTTGCCATCTCacatcaatgacatcaggagccatcatgaactgtgtcttgcagatgttttgtgtctcacagaAACTCACCTTCAAGGCTCCTTTGTTGCAGAGAGTCTTCATTTAGAGGGCTACAACATGTTTAAACGCAATAGACACCTGTCTTACACAAATTTTCCACAAATAGCcaacagaggtggtggtggagttgCTGTTTATGTGCAAAGCCACATTCAAGTGCGTGAGAAACAGTACGTAAATAATGTAACCGATCTTGAGTTTGTGGCTCTGAAGGTAGAAGCCCCAGCGAGTGCCCTGATTGCAGCTGTGTACAGACCTCCAGACTACAGTGTGAGATCATTCCTGTCCAACCTGGAGAACCTTCTGGACTCATTGGAGATCATGGACTGTCAGCCCATCATTgtctgtggggatttcaacGAGAATCTCTTCTCCAACACTG cacactaCACAGGTTGGCGTCTGCGTgggcaatcatggcaaagtcgactggaccacagcggaaaatga